The sequence TGTCTCCCGGGCGGTTGCACCGCTAAAGGTCCTTGCTGAATACTGCCTTCCCTTCTTGAAAAAGGGAGGGATATTTATTGCACAGAAGGCAAGGGATGCAGTTTCCGAGCTGGAGGAAGGGAAAAGGGCATTAGAAGTCCTTGGGGGGCTAAAAGAAAAAGAAATCAGATTAAATCTGCCTTTTACAGGGGATGAAAGGAATATTATAGTAATAAAAAAGACTAAACCGACTCCCGACCGATATCCCAGGAAGCCGGGAGTCCCGATGAAAAGACCGTTATAAATAAACCGGATTTTTCCTAAAAAAAATGAATATAAAAAAAGGAAAATACTTATTTTTATCGAATTACTAATTAATGCCATAAGGGCGGTGATAGAATGTTCGGAAAGGTTAAATCAGATGTACAAAATATTTCTATAGACATGATAAAACCCAATCCTTATCAGCCCAGAAAGACCTTTACTGATGACAGCCTTATTGAACTTTCAAATTCCATAAAAAGCTACGGAATTTTACAGCCCATTATTGTGAGAAAGGTGGGCAAAACCGGCTATGAACTAATTGCCGGGGAAAGAAGGTGGAGGGCTGCACAATTGGCCGGTTTAAAGGAAATACCTGCAATTGTTAGGGAAAGCCACGACAGGGAATGCGCAGTAATGGCTTTAATTGAAAACCTGCAGAGGGAGGACCTGAATTTTTTGGAAGAAGCTGAAGGCTACTATCAGCTGATCACTGAACACAAATTAACCCAGGAAGAACTGGCCCAGAAGGTAGGTAAAAATCAATCGACTATTGCCAATAAATTAAGGCTTTTAAAACTGTCTCCCGAAATAAAGAAGATTATTTCCCGGGAAAAACTGAGTGAAAGACATGCCAGAAGCCTGCTTAAATTACCTGATGATGAGATGAGGAAAAGGGTTTTGGAAAGGGTTTGTGAAAGGGGATTAACCGTCAGAGAAACGGAGGAACTGATAGAAAGGATTATCAGCAAGGAATTAATGGATGATGCTCATAAAACTGGGAAGAAAAGCAGGAACTTTATCAGGGCCTTTAAAGATATAAGGATTTTTGTGAACCAGGTGAAAAAACTGGTAGCGGACATAAAAGATGCAGGATTAAATGCAAGGTATCAGGAACAGGATAAAGGGGATTTTATTGAAGTAGTCGTACAGATACCGAAGAATCCGAACGCCTAGAAATAGGCGTTTTTTGATTAAAAATATATTTATTTTAGTTTATTTTTACAGAAGATAGAAGGAACTATCGGATTTTTGGCGAAATAGAAAAAAGAAGTTGTAATATAATGGTGCGGCGGTGTAACGGCAAAATGTCATTATGGGATATGACCCTAATACAGTGTATAATCCGGTATCTATAAATTTAAAATATAGGGGTGATTTTC is a genomic window of Koleobacter methoxysyntrophicus containing:
- the noc gene encoding nucleoid occlusion protein, which encodes MFGKVKSDVQNISIDMIKPNPYQPRKTFTDDSLIELSNSIKSYGILQPIIVRKVGKTGYELIAGERRWRAAQLAGLKEIPAIVRESHDRECAVMALIENLQREDLNFLEEAEGYYQLITEHKLTQEELAQKVGKNQSTIANKLRLLKLSPEIKKIISREKLSERHARSLLKLPDDEMRKRVLERVCERGLTVRETEELIERIISKELMDDAHKTGKKSRNFIRAFKDIRIFVNQVKKLVADIKDAGLNARYQEQDKGDFIEVVVQIPKNPNA